The stretch of DNA gaaaaaaatgttataaggaaaaaagttatttaaagaATTACATTTTGATTGTTATAGACAACACTATTTATTCCAATAATTAAAGACATTtactaaaactttttaattcttgTTTGTTATAAATGACAATAATTTGAGACCATATTTGGTTCATATTTACCTTTTTTCAtgtcatttataataataatatcagcCACTTTATCAAAGGAACTTCAAGTATATCAATTAATTGTAGAATATTGTTAATTGTGCGCATGACATACGACTTCCCTgatgtatttttcaaattagaaactaatataaacttacttaaaacagtagaaagaaaaaaattatataaatattaatgctggtattgttatgaattatttaacatatttaaataatcaaagaaatatcttttatatataataatttcctatattttgttttgtaaatgaATTGTAGCACAATAATTTCAATGATGAAGTACACAAAATGATAAGATAGAAGTCTTAAAGCAtctttctaattaaaaattataatcagAAGTAGAAGTACAAGAAAAAAGAATCCAATCTTAACAAAAGCATTTCATATTTAGACCAATCTAAATCAAGTAAAACTGAACTTACCTAATATTTCTCAACTTGCAGAAGAAAAAACAAGCATCCTTACATAAAAGAATGCAATTACATGAGTCTGTCTCACCAATAATTCATAGCCAAGCTAGGAACAAACCCCATTTTTACACCCAAAATATCCTAAGTTGAACCTGTTTTACAAGAAACATGAAATGATGCAGCATTGAACATAAACTAATGCACAGCAGAAGGGGAAGTTGTTCAATGTGCTGTATTGGGAATGGTGGTGATAGCACGGTGTGCTTGGACAGCACAAGCACAGTGCACAGATGTGAGACTGAGACAACCACTCATGATGAGTGAGTGTCTTCCAGAACAGGTGTGGAGTGCAGGAGATGAATCACACACAGCCTGCACAGCAGAAGGAGTGAGTGCTGTGCATTGGCTGATGTTCAAAGTCCTTAGTCCATCCTCATCATCATTTCCACCTTTCACAGAACCCCACATTCTGTTCTTCACTTTGCTTTGTGCCAATGAATACATTGCTCTGTCTGTTATGTTTTGGCAGTAGTACAGTCCCAGGGACCGAAGATGAGGACAACTGTTTGCCAACGCAATTACACTCTCATCTGAAATAACAACACATCACTCAATCTTCTACTGTTACCAATCTTGACACCAAAACTGAAGCATTTATACTAAATGAGCTGCATCATGCTTAAGAAAGATAGAATAAGGTTATGAGAATCTAGATTTTGAAATTTCTTAGTAGTTCTGGACTACTGTACTGCTGTCTAGatattcctttttttcttctatgtatACACCTCAACTCCAACTTCATTAGTTGTAGTATTTTTTCCTTGCTAATTACTCAGTGTTCTGCCACTTTTCAATGCTTGTTAAAGCAAGCTTCTTTGCATGTGAAAATGCATTACGTTGCCTCCACATATTTTGCAACCTCATCCAATTTACATGGAAGCACAAAACTCCAGTATTTACCAGAGATGAGTGtgaattcataaaatgttaatAGAAGGATTGTCATTCTTTACATAATATCTAGGCTTAATAGGTTTTTGGTCCCAATAATTGAAGGGTTTAATCAATATGATCCCTCAATTTTCTTTATCCTCAATTCaatccatattttatttaaaattaaaataagtcaATGTGACCCTTCTATTAAATTAGTGTTGACATcatttgataaataattaaaataatcatgtGTCAGTAACTCTGAGCTTCTCCAACCCTTGACTCCCTCCGAAGTCTAAAGTCACCCACATGTAATCATCTTCCAAACGATATCAACAccaatttaatgaaaaagacCTAGTGAGTAGAAATAGAGAAGTGAAGGGTTGAGAAGTCCAATGTCACCAACATTTAGTCACCTTCCAAACGTATCAACACCAATTTCACGAAAAAGACCACATTGTCTCATTTTAAAATGAGACGGAATTGAGGACAAAATAATTGAAGAATCACACTCAAATATTGGAACTAAACCTATTAAACATAATATctaagagagagaaagagtcGTTTCCTTTTGCTATCTTCCCATGGATTTACATTTAACATTTCACTACTGAATTTGCTTATATTATATCAGAATGTGTCTAATAAGAGCACAACTAAACCCCAGAATAAGCTcagaaaaacaagaaacaatATGGATAAGAAAGTTGTTTGGGTAATGAATTTGAACTAGAAAGCAGAATCACACAAATATGAGCAGTGAAACCAAATTGGCATCTACAGTGGACTTAAATTACTGAAATTTTGAATGATACCTGTTATAAGGACACAACCACACAAGTCAAGTGTTCGAAGATCAGGGCAGCCATACGCCAAACTCGTTACTCCAACATCACTAACATTTTCACACCATCCAAGGTTCAAAGACTGTAACTTATTGCAGTAATGTCCAATTGCCTGcattccatttatttattagaatataaCTCACAGCAATCTTAGTTCTTATATGGTTATGAAAATCAATTGGTCTTGAACATACCTGTAATGCAGTGTCAGATGCAGCTTTAACACATCCACATAGATTCAAAACTTTCAGCTCTCTGCATAAACTGGCTAGGTA from Vigna unguiculata cultivar IT97K-499-35 chromosome 8, ASM411807v1, whole genome shotgun sequence encodes:
- the LOC114193161 gene encoding F-box protein SKP2A-like isoform X3, which gives rise to MVGKEGLRTGVLNSSFGKLMMVGGGENSGKGVNLKAGVITDWKDIPVELLMQILSLVDDQTVIIASEVCRGWREAICFGLTRLSLSWCSKNMNNLVLSLAPKFTKLQTLILRQDKPQLEDNAVETIANFCHDLQILDLSKSFKLTDRSLYAIALGCWHLTKLNISGCSAFSDSALAYLASLCRELKVLNLCGCVKAASDTALQAIGHYCNKLQSLNLGWCENVSDVGVTSLAYGCPDLRTLDLCGCVLITDESVIALANSCPHLRSLGLYYCQNITDRAMYSLAQSKVKNRMWGSVKGGNDDEDGLRTLNISQCTALTPSAVQAVCDSSPALHTCSGRHSLIMSGCLSLTSVHCACAVQAHRAITTIPNTAH